A segment of the Staphylococcus ratti genome:
GTGTGATTGCGTCGCAACTTTCTACGGCACACGCCTTCAATCAACTACAAACTTTAAATACGCCGTATGTGTTAATTGATCGCGTCTATGAAGGGGCGGCATGTGTTGAGGCGGACCATATTCAAGGAGGAAGGTTACAAGCTAAAACCATTCTTGAAGGAGGAGCTACTTCCGTTTTATTACTGCATCAAAATTTGGATTATACCTCATTTAAAGCCCGTTTTGACGCTGCGAAAAAAGTACTTACTGAAGCAAGGTGTCATGTTGTGACATTGGAAGAGGAGCATCTTAATGCTGAAACATTCGTAGCGCACATACAGCGAGAAGCGATTGATAGTGTCATTTGTAGTAATGATGTCATGGCTTTTAAAGTCATGAAATGGTTGAATAATCACGGTTTAGCAGTCCCGGAAGCGGTTCAAGTTATCGGTTACGATGATATTTCATTTGCATCGATGTTTATCCCTAGCTTAACGACTGTACGTCAGCCTGCGTATGCGCTTGGACAATATGCTGCACAACAAATGATCGATGAACTGGAAGGCATCGCACCGAAAACATCTAAAAAATTAAAAGTCGAAATCGTACATCGAAGTTCAACGAGGAGGTTAAAACAATGAAAAAAATATTTGTAATTGGTAGCGTCTCTATGGATTTAGTAGTTTCAACATCTGTAGTACCTCGTAAAGGTGAAACAGTATTAGGAGATTTATTTTTTACAACAACTGGGGGTAAAGGTGCCAATCAAGCTGTAGCAGCAGCCCGTCTCGGTAACAATGTTCATATGATTGGGCGTATTGGAGATGATGATTTTGGACAAGAAATTGTACAAAATTTTAAACGTAATCAAGTCGACGTTACAGGTTTAAACGTTGTTCCTGAAATGGCTACAGGCACAGCGCATATTACATTAGCCGATAATGATAACAGTATCATTGTAGTGCCGTCAGCCAACAATGAAGTGACGTACGACAATATAAAAGCACAACTTGAAAGTATTCAATCTGGAGATATTGTGCTACTTCAACAAGAAATTCCAGCTGATACAGTTGAAAAAGTACTCGCACATTGTAAAAAGCGTGGCATTACGTCTATTTTAAACCCTGCTCCTTACCGAGCGGTGGATGAAGCTGTTATCGACAATGCGGATATTATTACGCCAAACGAAACAGAAAGTAAGGCACTATTTGAAGGAAAACTTGATGACGCATTAGAACGCTATCCTAACAAATTAATTGTCACAATAGGCGATAAAGGGGCGCGTTATTTTAATGGCCAAGAGCATATTACCGTTAAAGGCTTCAAACGTGAAGTTAAAGATACGACAGGTGCTGGGGATACATTTAACGGCGCACTTGCTGTAGGACTACAAAAAGGATTTGCTCTAGATAAAGCCATTGAACTTGCGAATCTTGCAGCAAGTTTCTCTGTTACTGGTATGGGAGCACAAGGGGGCATGCCAACGTGGGAAGAAGTAAGAGGTGAACTGAATGTATAAAACAGGCACATTAAACAGTGACATTTCGACAGTGTTAAGCCAATTAGGACATACCGACCGTATCTTAATTGCTGATTGTGGTTTGCCAATACCTGAAGGTGTGAAGCGTATCGATTTAGCTTTAAAGTTTGGTCAACCTTCTTTTGAAGAAGTATTGGAAGAAATCATGCAACATATGATGATTGAAAAAGCTTTGGTAGCCGAAGAAATGCAACAACATAATGCAGAATTATTACAAAAAATACAAGATGACATACCGTCGCTAACATTCGTTTCCCATGATGAGCTGAAACATTTGTCTAAAAATGTGAAAGCCATTATACGAACGGGCGAAGCGACACCTTATGCCAATATTATTCTGCAAAGTGATGTCTTATTTTAGGAGGAATGCGACATGATAACGATGCGACAAATCCATAAAGCTTTTGGAGAAAATAAAGTGTTACAAGGTGTGGATTTTACGCTAAAGCCTGGCACGGTTCATGCGCTTATGGGTGAAAATGGAGCAGGGAAATCGACCTTAATGAAAATTTTAATGGGCATTCATCAAAAAGATGAAGGTGACATTCTTTTTTCCGGACAACCAAAAGCATTTAACAATCCGAAAGAAGCGGAACAAGAAGGGTTGACTTTTATACATCAAGAGTTAAATATTTGGCCGGAATTAACCGTCCTCGAAAATATGTTTATTGGTAAAGAGATAAAAAATAAATTTGGAATGTTAAAAACAGCAGAAATGGAAAAGCAAGCTGCAACAACATTTGAAAAGCTAAATTTTAAAATTCCACTACATAAA
Coding sequences within it:
- a CDS encoding LacI family DNA-binding transcriptional regulator is translated as MATIKEVANYAKVSVATVSRAINGNGYVKQETRKKIEEAIQALNYKPNEVARALNMKTSKMLGLLLPDMSNPFFTVVARGVEDKAMERGYHIMIGNGAMDETKECNYLSMFKVNQCSGVIASQLSTAHAFNQLQTLNTPYVLIDRVYEGAACVEADHIQGGRLQAKTILEGGATSVLLLHQNLDYTSFKARFDAAKKVLTEARCHVVTLEEEHLNAETFVAHIQREAIDSVICSNDVMAFKVMKWLNNHGLAVPEAVQVIGYDDISFASMFIPSLTTVRQPAYALGQYAAQQMIDELEGIAPKTSKKLKVEIVHRSSTRRLKQ
- the rbsD gene encoding D-ribose pyranase — translated: MYKTGTLNSDISTVLSQLGHTDRILIADCGLPIPEGVKRIDLALKFGQPSFEEVLEEIMQHMMIEKALVAEEMQQHNAELLQKIQDDIPSLTFVSHDELKHLSKNVKAIIRTGEATPYANIILQSDVLF
- the rbsK gene encoding ribokinase, whose amino-acid sequence is MKKIFVIGSVSMDLVVSTSVVPRKGETVLGDLFFTTTGGKGANQAVAAARLGNNVHMIGRIGDDDFGQEIVQNFKRNQVDVTGLNVVPEMATGTAHITLADNDNSIIVVPSANNEVTYDNIKAQLESIQSGDIVLLQQEIPADTVEKVLAHCKKRGITSILNPAPYRAVDEAVIDNADIITPNETESKALFEGKLDDALERYPNKLIVTIGDKGARYFNGQEHITVKGFKREVKDTTGAGDTFNGALAVGLQKGFALDKAIELANLAASFSVTGMGAQGGMPTWEEVRGELNV